A portion of the Adhaeribacter radiodurans genome contains these proteins:
- a CDS encoding NADH-quinone oxidoreductase subunit N: MQKSIHSLTTSLEQIQNGLGALLPEILLAVFCLLIVFADLFKADLVKNALPFLALLGLGLVLWVQFSEGIAISRHARSEPFLLGLLIKDGLSMYAGILFSLAAVLTIMLARFYRSFKTHFFGSGEFYAYLLVLVLGLNLMVKSANLLLLFVSIELVSIAGYLLTMIVKENVRSTEAGMKYILYGTMAAGVMLYGMSFLYGFTGSLQFLQPEFWQAVNKVYPAAVTVTMVLTLAGLLFKISAAPFHFWAPDVYENTPTPVVALFSTAPKIAGILVLLRFVEVLKAQKLYQALYFDVLLFVAGIALFTLAIGNFTALWQSKPKRMLAYSSVSHAGFMLAACLSLSDDNLSNLLFYVTILLFTNFGIFLFIQEFEEQLGVFTFSDFSGWGKHYPFLGILAIALLISLTGLPPTAGFTAKLLVFSSVWQTYQTSGNPLMLLLVVAGLLFTGVAFFYYVKIPYFLFFKRNFRREKKVIPVASQVLILVLVMPVVVFFFRTDWLMNVIHLFIK; encoded by the coding sequence GTGCAGAAATCTATACATTCCTTAACGACTTCTTTGGAGCAAATCCAAAACGGATTAGGTGCTCTGCTGCCCGAAATTCTGCTCGCTGTTTTTTGTTTGTTAATAGTTTTTGCAGATTTATTCAAGGCAGATTTAGTAAAAAATGCTTTGCCTTTTTTAGCGCTACTAGGTTTAGGCTTGGTGTTATGGGTGCAGTTTTCCGAAGGTATTGCTATTAGCCGCCATGCTCGTTCCGAGCCCTTTCTATTGGGATTATTAATTAAAGATGGGTTAAGCATGTATGCTGGTATTTTGTTTTCCCTGGCGGCTGTTTTAACTATTATGCTGGCTAGGTTCTACCGCTCTTTTAAGACGCATTTCTTTGGTAGTGGTGAGTTTTATGCCTATTTGCTGGTGCTGGTTCTAGGCCTGAACTTAATGGTAAAATCGGCAAATCTGTTATTATTATTCGTGAGTATTGAATTGGTATCTATTGCCGGTTATTTACTCACCATGATTGTAAAGGAAAATGTACGGAGTACGGAAGCAGGTATGAAGTATATTCTGTACGGTACTATGGCGGCGGGGGTAATGCTTTACGGGATGTCGTTTTTGTATGGTTTTACCGGATCGTTGCAATTCTTACAACCGGAGTTTTGGCAGGCAGTGAATAAGGTTTATCCGGCAGCAGTAACTGTAACAATGGTACTCACATTAGCCGGGCTTTTATTTAAAATATCGGCAGCCCCTTTTCACTTTTGGGCACCCGATGTGTACGAAAATACTCCAACTCCGGTGGTAGCTTTATTTTCTACTGCTCCTAAAATAGCGGGTATATTAGTATTGCTGCGTTTTGTAGAAGTGTTAAAGGCTCAGAAACTTTATCAGGCGCTGTACTTTGATGTGCTGCTTTTTGTAGCGGGCATTGCTCTATTTACTTTAGCTATTGGTAATTTTACGGCGCTTTGGCAAAGTAAACCCAAACGAATGTTGGCTTACTCATCGGTATCGCACGCTGGCTTTATGCTGGCGGCGTGTTTATCTTTATCCGACGATAATCTAAGTAATTTATTATTTTACGTTACTATTCTGCTTTTCACCAATTTTGGCATTTTCTTATTTATCCAGGAATTCGAAGAACAGTTGGGCGTATTCACTTTTTCGGATTTTAGCGGCTGGGGCAAGCATTATCCTTTTTTAGGAATACTGGCCATTGCCCTTCTAATTTCTTTAACTGGATTACCTCCCACGGCCGGTTTTACGGCCAAACTATTGGTATTTAGCTCAGTTTGGCAAACCTATCAGACTTCTGGTAACCCGCTGATGCTGTTGCTGGTAGTAGCCGGTTTGCTCTTTACGGGAGTTGCTTTTTTTTATTATGTTAAAATTCCGTATTTCTTATTTTTTAAAAGGAATTTCCGTAGAGAAAAAAAGGTTATACCCGTAGCCTCCCAAGTATTAATACTGGTTTTAGTTATGCCGGTAGTAGTATTCTTTTTTCGAACGGATTGGCTCATGAATGTAATTCATCTTTTTATTAAATAA
- a CDS encoding complex I subunit 4 family protein: MNFILSSLIFLPLAAVLLILVLPGRAVRLIQVVACSITAIELVLAVWVYLQFNATAETTTGYQFVEKVKWISLSLNSLGYLRINYFLGVDGISISMVLLTGIIGLIGAISSFSIYKSVKGYYALYLLLLGSIMGCFLALDLFLFYLFFEFMLLPMYFLIGIWGGPRREYAAIKFFIYTLIGSIFILIVIIGLYTSVIDPVATGQQMGLITNNLVENPGIITRIQDLLATGKIPREALVHTFSIPDMLSMANFIPDSLLHVTSGKMLGSVSIRLVAFLLLFAGFAIKMPLVPVHTWLPDAHVEAPTPISVILASLLLKVGAYGMLRIVFPVFPDGAVYYSYFLGVLGVFTIIYGALCALAMSDLKKLIAYSSVSHMGFVLLGLAALTSEGVNGAIYQMFSHGLISAMLFLVVGVIYDRSGSRSIACFRGLAGTMPAFTTVAVIAFFASLGLPGLAGFIAELLVLLGAFASATTSGMLPRWLAIAAMAGMVLGAAYYLWTLQRMFFGKYWVHPELRERTRLTDLTTREYILFLPLAILVILFGILPGVLLDKVSWGASAFLQHVLTQGVPQLNQVLNSMP, encoded by the coding sequence ATGAATTTTATCCTGAGTAGCCTTATTTTTCTTCCCTTAGCAGCAGTTCTCCTTATTCTGGTTTTACCCGGGAGAGCAGTCCGGCTCATTCAAGTGGTAGCATGTAGCATAACGGCGATAGAATTAGTGCTAGCTGTTTGGGTATACCTGCAATTTAATGCCACTGCCGAAACCACAACGGGTTATCAGTTTGTAGAAAAAGTAAAATGGATTAGTTTAAGCTTAAATAGCCTAGGTTATTTGCGCATTAATTATTTTCTGGGGGTAGATGGTATCAGCATTTCTATGGTGTTACTCACCGGAATTATTGGTTTAATTGGCGCCATTTCTTCTTTTTCCATTTATAAAAGTGTAAAAGGCTACTATGCTTTGTATTTGCTACTACTAGGCAGCATTATGGGGTGCTTCCTGGCCTTGGATTTGTTTTTATTTTACCTGTTCTTCGAGTTTATGCTGCTGCCCATGTATTTCTTAATCGGAATATGGGGTGGCCCACGCCGGGAATATGCCGCCATAAAGTTCTTTATTTATACCCTGATTGGATCAATATTTATTCTGATTGTTATAATCGGATTGTATACCTCTGTAATTGACCCGGTGGCTACTGGGCAACAAATGGGATTAATAACGAATAATCTCGTAGAAAATCCAGGTATTATTACCCGAATACAAGACTTGCTAGCCACTGGTAAAATTCCACGAGAGGCGTTAGTACATACCTTTAGTATTCCGGATATGCTTTCTATGGCCAATTTTATTCCAGATAGCCTGTTGCACGTAACTTCCGGTAAAATGTTGGGATCGGTATCTATCCGGTTAGTGGCTTTTCTGTTGCTGTTTGCTGGTTTTGCTATTAAAATGCCCTTGGTACCCGTACATACCTGGTTACCCGATGCGCACGTAGAAGCACCAACTCCTATCTCGGTTATTTTGGCTAGTTTACTTTTAAAAGTGGGGGCCTATGGTATGCTCCGGATTGTATTTCCGGTTTTTCCGGATGGGGCCGTGTACTATTCCTATTTTCTCGGGGTTTTGGGGGTGTTCACTATTATTTATGGCGCTTTATGCGCCCTGGCTATGAGCGATTTAAAAAAGCTGATTGCTTATTCTTCGGTATCGCACATGGGCTTTGTTTTGCTGGGATTGGCGGCTTTAACTTCGGAAGGGGTAAATGGTGCTATTTACCAGATGTTCAGCCACGGGCTTATTTCGGCCATGCTGTTTTTGGTGGTAGGTGTTATTTACGATCGCTCGGGGAGCCGTTCTATTGCTTGTTTCCGGGGGTTAGCCGGTACCATGCCTGCTTTTACTACTGTAGCAGTTATTGCTTTTTTTGCTTCTTTGGGTTTACCCGGGTTAGCTGGTTTTATTGCCGAATTATTGGTACTACTAGGAGCCTTTGCTTCGGCAACCACTTCGGGCATGTTGCCCCGTTGGTTAGCCATAGCTGCCATGGCAGGGATGGTTTTGGGCGCAGCCTATTACTTATGGACCCTACAGCGCATGTTCTTTGGTAAGTACTGGGTTCATCCGGAGTTGCGGGAACGTACCCGGCTAACTGATTTAACTACGCGCGAATACATTCTTTTTTTGCCCTTAGCCATATTGGTTATTCTATTTGGTATTTTACCCGGTGTTTTACTCGACAAAGTAAGTTGGGGAGCTAGTGCTTTTCTACAGCATGTTCTCACGCAGGGGGTACCGCAATTAAATCAAGTTTTAAATTCTATGCCTTAA
- the nuoL gene encoding NADH-quinone oxidoreductase subunit L, translating into MNTDPLTSSLTGTTNLQVALCLLLLPLLAFGICFFLGKKISRQGDWVSIGFSAIIFVLAVFLFIQVWQQPIVHARFTWFQLAGFSQTARLFTAGIYLDNLTVLMLVLVTFISLLVQIFSVAYLHNDEHYNRYFAFLSLFTFSMLGLVLADNLLIIFIFWELVGFCSYLLIGFWFERSSAAQSSKKAFIVNRVGDVGLLFGLFLLYSFFGTFDLVILKSQANQLVNAASAIPGSLLTLTGLALFCGCMGKSAQFPLQVWLPDAMEGPTPVSALIHAATMVAAGIYLLAKCYAFFTPDALLVIALVGAITALMGALAACTQFDIKKILAYSTISQLGYMVMGMGVGAHDAALFHLTTHAFFKAALFLNAGIIIHAVHHALVHEGTEAAAVIDAQDIRNMGGLWKKLPYSFYSYLLAAAALVGVPFFSGFLSKDAILVGAWTWAAYGYQKAGNSWWYIVPVVGFLSVVLTAYYMVRQLLFIFPGKFRLPFGEKHLRLSEHRETSFLMMGPVIILSILALGIFYAVNPFDATQSWVPTGISLNTLNPQRFFLSANFLAGLTNFESHHIHLFTVIISIAAILLGGGMAWFRFRGNLINTAASDHLSSLPPQGLSSLMYHNFYLDKVYEVLLVQPVLWLAQLVAKIDLKIIDYGINTFAKVLVVFSKIVGWFDRAVVDGLVRAIGTIVRVSGHFGRWMQNGKIQTYYLFSLLGLLLLVFYILIF; encoded by the coding sequence TTGAACACCGACCCTCTAACGAGCAGCTTAACCGGAACGACAAACTTGCAAGTGGCGCTTTGCTTACTTTTGTTGCCTTTATTGGCATTCGGGATTTGCTTCTTTTTGGGTAAGAAAATTTCTCGGCAAGGCGATTGGGTAAGTATTGGGTTTAGTGCCATTATATTTGTGCTGGCCGTATTTTTATTTATTCAGGTTTGGCAACAACCAATAGTGCATGCCCGTTTTACCTGGTTTCAATTAGCCGGTTTTTCCCAAACAGCCCGGTTATTTACCGCCGGTATTTACCTCGATAACCTGACGGTTTTAATGCTGGTGTTGGTTACCTTCATCTCTTTATTGGTACAAATATTTTCGGTGGCTTACCTGCACAACGATGAGCATTATAACCGCTATTTTGCTTTCCTGAGCTTATTTACTTTTAGTATGTTGGGCCTGGTTCTGGCTGATAATTTACTAATAATTTTTATTTTCTGGGAATTAGTAGGCTTTTGCTCTTACCTGCTCATTGGTTTCTGGTTCGAACGGTCTTCTGCCGCTCAATCCAGTAAAAAAGCTTTTATTGTTAACCGGGTGGGCGATGTGGGTTTACTATTTGGTTTATTTTTATTATACAGCTTTTTCGGAACCTTTGATTTAGTAATTCTTAAATCTCAGGCTAATCAGTTAGTAAATGCTGCTTCTGCTATTCCAGGTAGTCTGCTTACCTTAACCGGTTTAGCTTTATTTTGTGGTTGTATGGGTAAGTCGGCACAGTTTCCATTACAGGTCTGGTTGCCCGATGCTATGGAAGGGCCTACGCCGGTTTCGGCGCTTATCCATGCGGCTACCATGGTAGCGGCCGGTATTTACCTTTTAGCTAAATGTTACGCTTTTTTTACCCCCGATGCTTTGTTGGTTATTGCTTTGGTTGGTGCCATTACGGCTTTAATGGGCGCATTAGCGGCGTGTACGCAGTTCGATATAAAAAAAATACTGGCTTATTCTACTATTTCGCAGTTAGGATATATGGTAATGGGAATGGGCGTAGGAGCACACGATGCGGCTTTGTTCCATCTTACTACGCACGCTTTTTTTAAAGCAGCTCTTTTTCTAAACGCTGGTATAATTATTCACGCCGTGCATCATGCGTTGGTACATGAAGGAACCGAAGCTGCGGCTGTTATCGATGCGCAGGATATCCGGAACATGGGCGGGCTCTGGAAAAAACTGCCTTATAGTTTTTATTCTTATTTGTTAGCTGCGGCTGCTTTAGTTGGAGTACCTTTCTTTTCCGGCTTTTTATCGAAAGATGCCATTTTGGTTGGGGCCTGGACTTGGGCTGCTTATGGCTACCAAAAAGCAGGAAATAGTTGGTGGTATATAGTACCAGTAGTTGGGTTTTTGTCGGTTGTTTTAACGGCCTATTACATGGTCCGGCAATTATTGTTCATCTTTCCGGGTAAATTTCGTTTACCTTTTGGAGAAAAGCACTTACGGTTAAGTGAGCATCGCGAAACTTCTTTTTTAATGATGGGCCCGGTAATTATATTATCCATACTGGCACTTGGAATATTTTACGCCGTTAATCCCTTCGATGCGACCCAAAGTTGGGTGCCAACTGGAATTTCGTTGAATACTCTTAATCCGCAAAGATTTTTCCTTTCTGCTAATTTTTTAGCTGGGTTAACTAATTTTGAAAGCCACCATATTCACCTTTTCACGGTCATAATTTCAATTGCCGCTATTTTGCTGGGAGGCGGAATGGCTTGGTTCCGGTTCAGGGGTAATCTTATTAATACAGCAGCAAGTGACCATTTGTCTTCTTTGCCACCCCAAGGTTTATCGAGTTTAATGTATCATAACTTTTATTTAGATAAAGTTTATGAGGTTTTATTGGTGCAACCGGTACTTTGGCTGGCGCAACTAGTGGCTAAAATTGATTTAAAGATTATTGATTATGGAATTAATACCTTCGCCAAGGTTTTAGTAGTTTTTTCTAAAATTGTGGGTTGGTTTGATCGGGCAGTAGTGGATGGACTGGTTAGAGCCATTGGTACCATCGTGCGGGTTTCCGGACATTTTGGTCGTTGGATGCAGAATGGCAAGATCCAGACGTATTATTTATTTTCACTATTGGGCTTGTTGTTGCTCGTATTTTACATTTTAATTTTTTAG
- the nuoK gene encoding NADH-quinone oxidoreductase subunit NuoK, giving the protein MASIPLEHLLLLSAALFCIGILAIVTKRHAVAVLMGIELIFNAANLNLLAFSQHDPTLLQGQVFALFVIIIAAAEAAIALAIILKVYQYFNTVNVNEVDTSRG; this is encoded by the coding sequence ATGGCGTCCATTCCGCTCGAACATTTGCTGTTGTTAAGTGCTGCCTTGTTCTGCATTGGTATTCTGGCTATTGTAACCAAGCGCCATGCGGTAGCAGTTTTAATGGGAATTGAGTTGATTTTTAACGCGGCTAACTTAAACTTGCTTGCTTTTAGTCAGCATGATCCTACTTTACTGCAAGGGCAGGTTTTTGCGCTCTTCGTTATTATTATTGCGGCTGCCGAAGCGGCTATTGCCCTGGCTATTATCTTAAAAGTGTACCAATATTTTAATACCGTAAACGTAAACGAGGTAGATACTTCGCGCGGATAA
- a CDS encoding NADH-quinone oxidoreductase subunit J family protein — MVLILFYVFAFLIVGSALLVVFMKNLLHAAFMLLITLLSLAAVYVLLFADFLAVTQLMVYVGGILVLILFGIMLSNKGDNIFIKSESSNGVPGALLAFLLFGGLVYVITRTHFAQLPWLRHSETIASTGVKSTLHGIGINLMTNFALPFEVASFILLIALMGAAFISSQTKIK, encoded by the coding sequence ATGGTGCTGATTTTATTTTACGTATTTGCTTTTCTGATTGTAGGATCAGCGTTGTTAGTAGTTTTTATGAAAAACTTGCTGCACGCAGCCTTTATGTTGCTGATTACTTTGCTGAGTCTGGCAGCAGTATACGTGTTATTATTTGCTGATTTTTTAGCGGTTACGCAGTTGATGGTTTACGTAGGTGGCATTCTGGTGCTCATTCTATTCGGGATTATGCTGAGTAATAAAGGTGATAATATTTTTATTAAGTCAGAGTCGAGTAATGGAGTACCTGGAGCGCTGCTAGCTTTTTTGTTATTTGGTGGTTTGGTTTATGTTATTACCCGAACTCATTTTGCGCAACTGCCTTGGCTCCGCCATTCTGAAACAATAGCCTCCACGGGGGTAAAATCTACCTTGCATGGTATTGGTATCAACTTAATGACTAACTTTGCGCTCCCTTTTGAAGTAGCTTCTTTTATTTTATTGATTGCTTTAATGGGAGCAGCTTTTATTAGTTCGCAAACTAAAATTAAATAA
- a CDS encoding 4Fe-4S binding protein, giving the protein MEKNTIHIDSKNNFFGAIRSLWSGLMLSLRHITKATKRRQPTYVSDPEYFTQKEGLVTLKYPYEAIPVPDNGRYRLHNEIDDCIVCDLCAKICPVNCIEIESIKATEEIGITSDGTKKRLYAPKFDIDLAKCCYCGLCTTVCPTDCLTMTKVYDFSELDIKNMIYHFTDLTPEQAQEKQELYEKQQAAAAQAKAEALKAKQRS; this is encoded by the coding sequence ATGGAAAAGAATACGATTCATATCGATAGTAAAAATAATTTTTTTGGCGCTATCCGGTCTTTATGGAGCGGACTGATGCTCTCATTGCGGCATATTACCAAAGCTACGAAGCGGCGGCAACCAACGTATGTATCCGACCCGGAATATTTTACCCAGAAAGAAGGATTGGTTACTTTAAAGTATCCGTACGAAGCTATACCGGTACCCGATAATGGGCGTTATCGTTTGCACAACGAAATTGATGATTGTATTGTCTGCGACCTGTGCGCCAAAATTTGTCCGGTAAACTGCATTGAAATAGAGTCAATTAAAGCTACCGAAGAAATTGGTATAACTTCCGACGGTACCAAAAAGCGGCTGTACGCGCCTAAGTTTGATATTGACCTGGCTAAGTGTTGTTACTGTGGTTTGTGCACTACTGTTTGTCCTACTGATTGCTTAACCATGACCAAGGTGTATGACTTCTCCGAGCTGGATATTAAAAATATGATTTACCACTTCACCGACCTTACCCCCGAACAGGCCCAGGAAAAGCAGGAATTATACGAAAAACAGCAAGCCGCCGCTGCCCAGGCCAAAGCCGAAGCTTTAAAAGCAAAACAGCGTTCTTGA
- a CDS encoding complex I subunit 1/NuoH family protein produces MLALIICIGVILGVVIALAYAERKVAAFIQDRLGPTEVGPYGMFQAIIDVLKLLQKEDIIPAVADKALFRIAPIIIFAAVLAGFAVVPVSPDIISSGAEVGIFFLLSIVSLDVIGLLMAGWGSNNKYAVLGAMRSVGQIVSYEIPAGLAILSAVMICQSLNLQEISFQQGILLNQFAGLENEKNYLFGLKALNIDVTAVGGITTWNIIRMPFLLVSFIIYYIASLAECNRAPFDIPEAESELVAGFHVEYSGFRFAALFLAEYTMMVLVCLVATILFLGSWNTPLPNIGPLKLATWTTGTPGTIGANLWGFFWLMSKVSVLLLSQIWLRWTYPRMRVDQLMQLCWKILIPASLVMVLLAGIWRLLMI; encoded by the coding sequence ATGCTGGCACTGATTATTTGTATTGGGGTTATTTTAGGAGTGGTGATTGCCTTAGCTTACGCGGAGCGCAAAGTTGCTGCTTTTATTCAGGACCGCTTGGGGCCAACTGAGGTGGGGCCCTACGGAATGTTTCAAGCCATAATAGATGTATTAAAACTGCTCCAGAAAGAAGATATTATACCTGCTGTTGCGGATAAAGCATTATTTCGCATAGCACCCATTATTATTTTTGCCGCAGTGTTAGCCGGTTTTGCGGTGGTGCCGGTATCGCCGGATATTATCTCTTCCGGAGCCGAGGTTGGGATTTTCTTTTTGCTATCCATTGTGTCGCTGGATGTAATCGGTTTGTTGATGGCGGGTTGGGGTTCAAATAATAAATATGCTGTGCTGGGTGCTATGCGATCAGTAGGGCAAATTGTTTCTTATGAAATTCCGGCGGGTTTAGCTATTCTAAGTGCCGTTATGATTTGCCAGTCGCTTAACTTGCAGGAAATCAGTTTTCAGCAGGGAATTTTACTAAATCAATTTGCCGGTTTGGAAAATGAGAAAAATTACTTATTTGGCCTGAAAGCTTTAAATATCGATGTTACGGCAGTAGGAGGTATTACCACCTGGAATATTATCCGGATGCCGTTTTTACTCGTAAGTTTTATTATTTATTACATTGCCTCCCTGGCCGAGTGTAATCGCGCTCCGTTTGATATTCCCGAAGCTGAATCAGAGTTGGTAGCAGGTTTTCACGTAGAATATTCCGGCTTCCGGTTTGCCGCTTTGTTTTTGGCTGAGTATACCATGATGGTGCTGGTTTGCTTGGTCGCCACTATTTTGTTTTTAGGTAGTTGGAATACTCCCTTACCTAATATTGGGCCGTTAAAATTAGCCACCTGGACTACCGGAACTCCCGGAACCATTGGGGCAAACCTCTGGGGATTTTTCTGGTTAATGAGTAAAGTAAGCGTTTTGTTGCTTTCTCAGATTTGGCTTCGTTGGACCTATCCCCGTATGCGCGTAGACCAGCTTATGCAACTATGCTGGAAAATTTTAATTCCGGCAAGTTTAGTAATGGTATTGCTGGCAGGCATCTGGCGCTTGTTAATGATTTAA
- a CDS encoding glutathionylspermidine synthase family protein, with translation MANLFSGALPSGSTQKHVRVISHQGNVNAVLQGLGWNWVTEEGCANYLPGEAVLLPESEADALLNAATQLYDLMVAAVPENLPDDFLHVLDIPENLWPIIRQSWNDDRHWHLYGRFDWVQTPQGPKLIEFNADTATSIPETAVVQWASLAAAGKNDAAQASGLYEALVEQLTTWRNLNNDLEPNLVLTYIGESTEDRTNCEVIAQAAREAGFDAYLFPIDELTFSTHGTDRGIWGEVGKDEWIQFPFIFKLLPWEQIAWEEPELAEDLASLLLTRNVVVANPAYTLIWQSKGFLAWLWKAYPNHPLLLETSLEPLQGKYVRKPFFGREGQNVQVVDQKVLETKEGEYANQKVVYQAWVELPQDEAGNLYQAGVFWAGEGCAIGLRREKGIITNLSQFLPHMLEGNK, from the coding sequence TTGGCAAACTTATTTTCAGGAGCTTTACCTTCGGGCTCTACGCAAAAGCACGTGCGGGTAATATCGCATCAGGGTAATGTAAATGCCGTATTGCAGGGTTTAGGCTGGAACTGGGTTACCGAAGAAGGTTGCGCCAATTATTTGCCCGGTGAAGCGGTGCTTTTACCCGAATCGGAAGCCGATGCTTTGCTTAATGCCGCTACTCAATTATACGATTTAATGGTAGCCGCCGTACCGGAAAACCTACCCGATGATTTTCTGCACGTATTAGATATTCCCGAAAACTTATGGCCAATTATCCGGCAATCCTGGAATGATGATCGGCACTGGCATCTTTACGGGCGGTTCGACTGGGTACAAACACCGCAAGGCCCTAAATTAATAGAATTTAACGCCGATACGGCTACTTCTATCCCGGAAACAGCCGTGGTACAATGGGCCAGTTTAGCCGCTGCGGGTAAAAACGATGCTGCGCAAGCCTCGGGCTTGTACGAAGCTCTGGTAGAGCAATTAACTACCTGGCGTAACCTAAACAACGATTTAGAACCGAACCTGGTATTAACTTACATAGGCGAAAGTACCGAAGACCGAACCAATTGCGAGGTAATTGCCCAGGCTGCCCGTGAGGCCGGGTTCGATGCGTATTTATTCCCGATTGACGAACTAACCTTTTCTACGCATGGCACCGACCGGGGAATTTGGGGCGAAGTGGGAAAGGACGAATGGATACAATTTCCGTTTATTTTTAAATTATTGCCCTGGGAGCAAATTGCCTGGGAAGAACCGGAACTAGCCGAAGATTTAGCCAGCTTACTGCTTACCCGCAACGTGGTAGTAGCTAATCCGGCTTATACCTTAATCTGGCAAAGTAAAGGTTTTCTGGCCTGGCTCTGGAAAGCTTATCCGAACCACCCACTTTTACTCGAAACTTCTTTAGAACCGTTGCAAGGAAAATACGTGCGCAAACCTTTCTTTGGCCGCGAAGGCCAGAATGTGCAGGTAGTAGACCAAAAAGTACTCGAAACAAAAGAAGGAGAGTACGCCAACCAAAAAGTAGTGTACCAGGCCTGGGTAGAATTACCCCAAGACGAAGCCGGTAATTTATACCAGGCCGGTGTTTTCTGGGCTGGCGAAGGTTGTGCCATTGGCCTGCGCCGCGAAAAAGGAATTATCACCAACCTGTCGCAGTTTTTACCTCACATGTTAGAGGGCAATAAATAA
- the murI gene encoding glutamate racemase, with amino-acid sequence MSQYLQQQPIGVYDSGIGGLTMAQAITRLLPHEQLIYFGDTAHLPYGDKSTAAIQAYSVKICNLLIQQKCKVILIACNSASAAAYDLVREYVGSKAKILNVIDPVIEYIGQQYPNKTVGLIGTKQTVHSNVYKKKIDALDKNITLQSLATPLLATMIEEGFFNNNISESVIAKYLSDPALENIEALILGCTHYPLIKNQINEFYKGKVDIVDASELVANHLKQFLEANNLAADKLTKEHEFYVSDFTRSFEESTKIFFEREVNLEHYPLWE; translated from the coding sequence ATGAGCCAATACTTACAACAACAACCCATTGGAGTGTACGACAGCGGCATTGGTGGTTTAACCATGGCCCAGGCTATAACCCGCCTTTTGCCCCACGAGCAATTAATTTATTTTGGCGATACAGCCCATTTACCATACGGCGATAAATCCACGGCCGCCATTCAGGCCTACTCGGTTAAAATTTGTAATTTGTTAATTCAGCAAAAGTGTAAGGTTATTTTAATTGCCTGTAATTCAGCTTCGGCCGCGGCTTACGATCTGGTACGGGAATACGTGGGTAGTAAAGCCAAAATTTTAAATGTAATTGATCCGGTAATCGAGTATATAGGGCAGCAATACCCTAATAAAACAGTAGGCTTAATTGGTACCAAACAAACGGTACATTCTAATGTTTATAAAAAGAAGATTGATGCCCTGGATAAAAACATAACTCTACAGTCGTTGGCTACACCTTTACTGGCTACCATGATTGAGGAAGGTTTCTTTAATAATAACATTAGCGAAAGTGTTATCGCCAAGTATTTATCCGATCCCGCACTGGAAAATATAGAAGCTCTTATTTTAGGTTGTACGCATTATCCGTTAATTAAAAACCAGATAAATGAGTTTTACAAGGGCAAAGTAGATATTGTAGATGCTTCGGAATTAGTTGCTAATCATCTGAAACAATTTTTGGAAGCTAACAATTTAGCGGCTGATAAACTGACGAAGGAACATGAGTTCTACGTGTCGGATTTTACCCGGTCTTTCGAGGAATCTACCAAAATATTTTTTGAGCGCGAGGTAAACCTAGAGCATTACCCTTTGTGGGAGTAA
- a CDS encoding SPW repeat domain-containing protein: MRIIPTRIHGILDYLVGIILIAAPWVFDFDNGGAETWVPVIVGIMVLLQTIMTDFEVGIIRKIPMASHLRMDFFIGLFLAASPWIFNFDEVVWAPHVIFGVFSILASLMTRRVPSTVASTSRSSIVNDMNNNRL; the protein is encoded by the coding sequence ATGAGAATCATACCAACCAGAATCCACGGAATTTTAGATTATTTAGTGGGAATTATTTTAATAGCTGCTCCCTGGGTATTTGACTTTGACAATGGCGGTGCCGAGACCTGGGTACCCGTAATTGTAGGTATAATGGTATTGCTGCAAACTATTATGACCGATTTTGAAGTAGGTATCATCCGTAAAATACCTATGGCGAGCCACTTGCGAATGGACTTTTTTATTGGTTTGTTTTTAGCTGCATCGCCCTGGATTTTTAACTTCGACGAAGTTGTTTGGGCACCACATGTAATTTTTGGGGTATTTTCTATTTTAGCATCGCTCATGACCCGTAGAGTTCCTTCAACTGTTGCGAGTACTTCCAGAAGCTCCATTGTAAACGATATGAATAACAACCGCTTGTAA